The following proteins come from a genomic window of Varunaivibrio sulfuroxidans:
- a CDS encoding hydroxyacid dehydrogenase, producing MADIVISEFMDEDAVATLADGYEVLYDPHLVDDPDALARAVCDAKALIVRNRTQVREKLLASAKVLKAVGRLGVGLDNIDLDACARRGIAVLPAKGANDDAVAEYVIATAMILLRGCYFGSAQVAAGRWPRQAMIGREIMGATIGFIGFGGIARATARRAKALGMKVAAYDPLLSKDADVWRDVRRCATLQEVLSAGEVVSVHVPLNAQTRGLIDAPALALMKEDAVLINTARGGVVDEDALVHALKSGKLQGAAMDVFEDEPLSVDGGKKYAGLDNIILTAHIAGVTAQSNVRVSALTAENVLRVLGG from the coding sequence ATGGCGGATATTGTGATTTCGGAATTCATGGACGAAGACGCCGTCGCCACGCTGGCGGATGGTTATGAGGTTCTTTACGACCCGCATTTGGTTGACGATCCCGATGCGCTCGCCCGTGCCGTGTGCGACGCCAAGGCGTTGATTGTGCGCAATCGCACTCAGGTGCGAGAAAAACTTCTGGCGTCGGCGAAGGTGCTGAAGGCGGTCGGTCGCCTCGGCGTCGGTCTTGACAATATCGATCTCGATGCCTGCGCGCGCCGTGGGATCGCCGTTCTCCCGGCCAAGGGGGCGAATGATGACGCCGTGGCGGAATACGTGATCGCGACGGCGATGATTTTGTTGCGCGGATGTTATTTCGGCTCGGCGCAGGTGGCGGCTGGGCGGTGGCCCCGCCAGGCAATGATCGGCAGGGAAATTATGGGTGCGACGATCGGGTTTATCGGTTTTGGTGGAATAGCGCGCGCCACGGCGCGGCGCGCCAAGGCGCTTGGCATGAAGGTCGCCGCCTACGATCCCCTCCTCTCAAAAGACGCCGATGTATGGCGCGATGTGCGCCGCTGCGCCACGTTGCAAGAGGTATTGTCCGCAGGTGAGGTGGTCAGCGTTCATGTTCCGCTGAACGCGCAAACTCGGGGGCTGATCGACGCGCCCGCCTTGGCGCTGATGAAAGAAGACGCGGTATTGATCAACACCGCGCGGGGCGGCGTCGTCGATGAGGATGCATTGGTTCACGCGTTGAAATCCGGAAAATTGCAGGGCGCCGCCATGGATGTGTTCGAAGACGAACCTTTATCGGTGGATGGCGGAAAAAAATATGCGGGCTTGGACAACATTATTCTGACTGCGCACATCGCCGGGGTAACGGCGCAGTCAAACGTTCGGGTCAGCGCATTAACGGCGGAAAACGTTTTGCGTGTTCTCGGGGGATGA
- a CDS encoding tripartite tricarboxylate transporter TctB family protein: MNAPLSPRPQNKDAPGTILAVVFIAMGCLAWWDTYSMSDADSYMFPRAIIVTLILCCLLLIGRNLIWGGGRRGQPLRGSLWRRAALVLVMLGAALAMPVVGFVPVGLVLFAVSMLLAMFEPWTRKKAIMYPLIGVGVVAMFYALFAMLLNVALPTGVMFS; this comes from the coding sequence ATGAACGCGCCATTATCTCCACGACCGCAAAATAAGGATGCGCCGGGAACCATTTTGGCGGTCGTCTTCATCGCCATGGGATGTCTGGCTTGGTGGGATACCTATTCGATGAGCGATGCGGATTCTTATATGTTTCCGCGCGCCATCATCGTGACCCTGATTTTGTGCTGTCTGCTTCTTATCGGACGCAATCTGATATGGGGGGGCGGTCGGCGAGGGCAGCCGTTGCGTGGTTCTTTGTGGCGGCGGGCCGCTCTGGTGCTGGTCATGTTGGGCGCGGCGTTGGCGATGCCCGTGGTTGGCTTCGTTCCCGTTGGGTTGGTGTTGTTCGCCGTTTCGATGTTGCTCGCGATGTTCGAACCGTGGACCCGCAAAAAGGCGATCATGTATCCGCTGATCGGTGTTGGGGTCGTCGCGATGTTCTACGCCCTGTTCGCCATGCTGCTTAACGTCGCGCTACCGACGGGTGTGATGTTCTCGTGA
- a CDS encoding tripartite tricarboxylate transporter permease, protein MLPGLDHLVAALTPLNLAFALFGVVAGTVIGSLPGLTATMAIAVLVPLTFTMVPTSALILMGAIYTGAIYGGAYSAILLNTPGTPSAIGTTFDGFPMAKRGDGDLAITLACLASVTGGLVGAAALLVIAPPLAKVALAFGPVEYFWLAIFGLSLISALSSGNLLKSLIGACLGLLISTIGVATVSADVRFTFGSPILLGGVEKISALIGLYAVPVLIDLVATPARHLEVAAEPRGFRLLEALRISWAGKFNLLRSSLIGTFVGILPGAGGSIAALVSYSEARRASKTPERFGKGEPQGIQATESANNATVGGGFIPTLVLGIPGTPPDAVILGALLVQGVRTGPELFTDKGSIVYTFVYGLFLGTVLMLPVGLVIGRYAYKFIIHVPKALLVPSVAFMTVIGSYAIRNDISDVVIMTVLGVFGWVLDRFGFSPSPIVLGLILGNIAEQGFVQAWTIGSATDNLGGMFFGRPISLAIIAFTLLSLFYPLIARLILKRGDVWPKKARGGSS, encoded by the coding sequence ATGCTTCCGGGTCTTGACCACCTTGTCGCCGCACTGACCCCCCTGAACTTGGCGTTCGCCTTGTTCGGGGTGGTTGCGGGGACCGTTATCGGCTCCTTGCCGGGCCTGACGGCCACCATGGCCATCGCCGTGTTGGTGCCTTTAACCTTCACCATGGTACCGACAAGCGCCCTGATTTTAATGGGCGCGATATATACCGGAGCGATCTATGGGGGGGCGTATTCGGCGATACTTCTCAATACGCCGGGGACGCCTTCGGCGATCGGCACGACGTTTGATGGCTTTCCGATGGCCAAACGCGGCGATGGCGATCTTGCGATTACGTTGGCGTGCTTGGCGTCGGTTACCGGGGGGCTGGTTGGGGCGGCGGCGTTATTGGTGATTGCGCCGCCGCTGGCCAAGGTGGCGCTGGCCTTCGGCCCGGTCGAGTATTTTTGGCTCGCTATTTTCGGATTGTCGCTGATTTCCGCTCTTTCGTCGGGGAACCTCCTCAAAAGTTTGATCGGCGCATGCTTGGGCCTGTTGATCTCGACGATCGGCGTCGCCACGGTGTCCGCGGATGTCCGCTTTACGTTCGGATCGCCCATCCTGTTGGGCGGGGTGGAGAAAATTTCCGCCCTGATCGGACTTTACGCCGTGCCCGTGTTGATCGATTTGGTCGCGACGCCGGCGCGTCACCTTGAGGTCGCCGCCGAGCCGCGTGGGTTTCGCCTTCTAGAGGCCTTGAGGATTTCCTGGGCCGGAAAATTCAACCTATTGCGCAGTTCGTTGATAGGCACCTTCGTTGGGATTCTTCCCGGCGCGGGGGGGTCGATCGCCGCCCTGGTTTCTTATTCGGAGGCGCGCCGCGCCTCGAAAACGCCGGAAAGGTTCGGAAAGGGGGAACCTCAGGGTATTCAGGCCACCGAGTCGGCCAATAACGCGACGGTGGGCGGCGGATTTATTCCGACGCTCGTTTTGGGCATACCCGGCACGCCGCCCGACGCCGTTATCTTGGGCGCGCTTCTGGTTCAAGGCGTGCGCACGGGGCCGGAACTGTTCACCGACAAAGGGTCCATCGTTTACACCTTCGTTTACGGTCTTTTTCTCGGCACCGTTTTGATGCTTCCGGTCGGGTTGGTTATCGGTCGTTACGCCTATAAGTTCATTATCCACGTACCAAAGGCGCTGTTGGTTCCATCCGTCGCTTTCATGACGGTGATCGGTTCCTACGCCATACGCAACGATATCTCCGACGTGGTGATCATGACGGTGTTGGGCGTTTTTGGGTGGGTTCTGGACCGTTTCGGGTTTTCCCCTTCGCCCATCGTATTGGGGTTGATTTTGGGCAACATCGCCGAGCAAGGCTTCGTTCAAGCCTGGACCATAGGGTCGGCGACGGACAATCTGGGGGGGATGTTTTTTGGGCGACCGATTTCGTTGGCCATCATTGCGTTCACATTGTTGTCGCTATTTTATCCCTTGATCGCCCGTTTGATCCTCAAGCGTGGGGACGTATGGCCCAAAAAGGCGCGAGGAGGGTCGTCATGA
- a CDS encoding tripartite tricarboxylate transporter substrate binding protein, with the protein MFSHFRFKPFLTAWALSAGAFSALAFVGSPMGGVASAQAGEYPDKPIHYIIPFGPGGESDITARLQQAYFTKDFGQDLVIEYKPGGGGAVAWSQLNGYKGDGYTWMGVNLPHIIIKPRQKNVGFKTDDLTTVYMFQYTPDAIVVPKDSPFKTLQDFIDYAKANPGKLTMSGSGKGTANHLANVRFDKMAGIKTTYVAFKGTAAAVAAVLGHQVRAEWGYTSVAATHEGKFRLLAVAMNKRHPKFPDVPTFKELGFDMVSGTYRGVAVPKSTPESLRIKISDMLGKVNANPEYRKRMRDDGMALLDVGYKDIPAFMAKKTVEEVAAAKSAGILK; encoded by the coding sequence ATGTTTTCACATTTCAGGTTTAAACCCTTCCTAACCGCGTGGGCGCTTTCGGCGGGGGCGTTCTCGGCGCTGGCGTTCGTCGGTTCGCCCATGGGGGGCGTTGCGTCCGCCCAGGCCGGCGAGTACCCGGACAAGCCCATCCATTACATCATCCCCTTCGGTCCCGGGGGAGAATCCGATATTACGGCGCGCCTTCAGCAGGCATATTTCACCAAGGATTTCGGGCAGGATCTGGTGATCGAATACAAACCCGGCGGCGGCGGCGCCGTGGCTTGGTCACAGCTTAACGGGTATAAGGGCGACGGCTATACCTGGATGGGGGTGAACCTCCCGCACATCATCATCAAGCCGCGCCAGAAGAACGTTGGCTTCAAGACCGATGATTTAACCACGGTCTACATGTTTCAATATACTCCCGACGCCATTGTGGTGCCGAAGGACAGTCCCTTTAAGACCCTGCAAGATTTTATCGATTACGCCAAGGCCAACCCCGGAAAGTTGACCATGTCCGGTTCTGGAAAGGGGACGGCCAATCATTTGGCTAACGTGCGTTTCGATAAAATGGCGGGGATCAAAACGACCTATGTCGCCTTCAAGGGGACGGCGGCGGCCGTTGCCGCGGTGTTGGGCCATCAGGTCCGGGCCGAATGGGGATACACCTCGGTTGCGGCGACCCACGAGGGGAAATTTCGCCTGCTTGCCGTGGCGATGAATAAACGTCACCCCAAATTTCCCGATGTCCCGACGTTCAAGGAATTGGGCTTCGATATGGTCTCGGGGACGTATCGCGGTGTCGCGGTGCCCAAATCCACGCCCGAAAGTCTGCGGATCAAAATTTCCGACATGCTGGGAAAGGTCAACGCCAATCCCGAATACCGTAAGCGTATGAGGGACGACGGCATGGCTTTGTTGGATGTCGGCTACAAGGATATCCCCGCGTTCATGGCGAAAAAAACCGTCGAGGAGGTCGCCGCGGCGAAGAGTGCCGGTATTCTCAAATAA
- a CDS encoding UxaA family hydrolase gives MSNKTFMGYRRENGRVGIRNHVVVLPLDDLSNAACEKVANNIEGCLALPHAYGRLQFGEDLELFFRTLIGTGCNPNVAAVIVIGIEPKWTGRIVDGVKTTGKPVEGFAIEGHGEIKVVADASRKAKELVQWATELQREECALNELWVSTKCGESDTTSGLASCPTVGNLIDKMDAIGAYTCFGETSEITGAERVCAERAASPEIGEKFLKVWQAYMDEVIEPYKTSDLSESQPTAGNIAGGLTTIEEKAFGNLQKIGKNARYIDVLEPAETPGRGAGLYYMDTSSAAAECVTLQAAAGYAVHLFPTGQGNIIGNPIEPVIKISANPKTVREMGEHIDLDCSAILRGEMDLDQAGEALIELMLRTANGRLTAAEALKHREYVMTKLYRSA, from the coding sequence ATGTCGAATAAAACTTTTATGGGCTATCGCCGTGAAAACGGCCGTGTGGGCATTCGCAATCATGTCGTCGTTTTGCCGCTGGACGATTTGTCCAATGCGGCGTGTGAAAAGGTGGCGAACAATATCGAGGGCTGCCTTGCGTTGCCTCACGCTTACGGTCGTTTGCAGTTTGGCGAGGATTTGGAGTTGTTCTTTCGCACCTTGATCGGGACGGGGTGCAACCCCAACGTCGCGGCGGTCATCGTGATCGGGATCGAGCCAAAATGGACCGGGCGTATCGTTGATGGCGTCAAAACCACCGGCAAGCCGGTCGAGGGATTTGCGATCGAAGGACATGGCGAAATCAAGGTTGTCGCCGACGCGTCGCGCAAGGCGAAGGAGCTGGTTCAATGGGCGACGGAGCTGCAACGCGAAGAATGCGCATTGAACGAATTGTGGGTGTCCACGAAGTGCGGAGAATCGGATACGACCTCGGGCCTCGCCTCGTGTCCGACGGTAGGCAATCTGATCGATAAGATGGACGCCATCGGGGCGTACACCTGTTTTGGCGAAACGTCCGAAATCACCGGCGCCGAGCGCGTCTGCGCCGAACGCGCCGCGAGCCCTGAGATCGGCGAGAAATTTCTCAAGGTCTGGCAAGCGTACATGGATGAAGTTATCGAGCCGTACAAGACCTCGGATCTTTCGGAAAGCCAGCCGACGGCGGGGAATATCGCCGGGGGACTGACCACGATCGAGGAAAAGGCGTTCGGAAACCTTCAAAAAATCGGCAAAAACGCACGGTATATCGACGTTCTCGAGCCGGCCGAAACCCCCGGTCGGGGCGCGGGCCTTTACTACATGGATACATCGTCGGCGGCGGCGGAATGCGTCACCTTGCAAGCGGCGGCGGGATATGCGGTACATCTGTTTCCGACCGGACAGGGCAATATTATCGGCAATCCCATCGAACCGGTGATCAAAATAAGCGCCAACCCCAAGACCGTGCGCGAAATGGGAGAACATATTGATCTCGATTGCTCGGCGATTTTACGCGGCGAGATGGATCTCGATCAAGCGGGCGAAGCCCTAATCGAGCTTATGCTCCGCACCGCAAACGGTCGTTTGACGGCGGCAGAAGCGTTGAAGCACCGCGAATACGTCATGACAAAACTCTATCGAAGTGCGTGA
- a CDS encoding UxaA family hydrolase, whose protein sequence is MPAPQFIVHDAKDTVGVVVVEGVKKGAALDGWVMENDSRIAIAAAEDIPLGHKIALGEIKKGETVLKYGHDIGKAVADIPAGAHAHVHNVKTKKW, encoded by the coding sequence ATGCCTGCTCCACAATTTATCGTCCACGACGCCAAAGATACGGTCGGCGTGGTCGTTGTCGAGGGCGTCAAGAAAGGCGCGGCGCTTGACGGCTGGGTCATGGAAAATGACAGCCGGATAGCCATCGCCGCTGCGGAGGATATCCCCCTGGGGCATAAAATCGCCCTCGGAGAAATCAAGAAGGGGGAGACGGTGCTCAAGTACGGCCACGATATCGGCAAGGCCGTCGCCGACATTCCGGCGGGCGCGCATGCCCATGTTCATAACGTCAAGACAAAGAAGTGGTAA
- a CDS encoding GntR family transcriptional regulator, which produces MLDPSTASQFPSTRPTRNPLYIQVKQRILDAIRARRWKPGEMLPSEHQLAEEFSVSQGTLRKAIDELVTQNIIIRQQGKGSFIATHTADHSLFYFFHLVDAQNRRELPHSAVRRIRIRRGLSAECARLGLKAGSSLLDIKRVRDIGGAPVINETVLLSAATFGSLKDMSESLPNTLYKLYQEKYDTTVTSAAESLRAVGADEDDADALSIEVGTPILEIDRIAFNLDRQPIEIRISRCRTDRYHYLNMLE; this is translated from the coding sequence ATGCTTGACCCTTCCACCGCAAGCCAATTCCCATCCACGCGACCGACACGCAACCCTTTGTATATTCAGGTAAAACAACGAATACTGGACGCCATTCGGGCGCGCCGGTGGAAACCCGGAGAAATGTTGCCTTCCGAGCATCAACTGGCGGAGGAATTTTCCGTCAGTCAGGGCACGCTGCGCAAAGCGATCGACGAATTGGTGACGCAAAACATCATCATCCGCCAACAGGGCAAGGGAAGCTTCATCGCCACCCACACCGCAGATCACAGTTTGTTTTATTTTTTCCACTTGGTGGACGCGCAAAATCGACGCGAGCTTCCGCACAGCGCGGTGCGGCGGATTCGCATCCGGCGCGGCCTCAGCGCCGAGTGCGCTCGCCTAGGGCTGAAGGCGGGAAGTTCCTTGCTTGACATCAAACGCGTGCGCGACATCGGCGGCGCGCCGGTTATCAACGAAACCGTGCTGTTGTCGGCCGCGACGTTCGGCTCATTGAAGGACATGTCCGAAAGCTTGCCCAACACGCTCTATAAACTGTATCAGGAAAAATACGACACGACGGTGACCAGCGCCGCGGAAAGCCTTCGCGCCGTCGGCGCCGACGAAGACGACGCCGACGCGTTGAGCATCGAGGTCGGAACCCCGATTTTAGAAATCGACCGCATCGCCTTCAATCTCGATCGTCAACCGATCGAAATCCGCATCAGCCGCTGCCGCACCGATCGTTACCACTACCTTAATATGCTTGAATGA
- a CDS encoding PfkB family carbohydrate kinase translates to MPPFQVRSVDSAAAGDCFNAGLAYGLAERWRLKKSVRFAAACGLGIRNIHSLRLAKVGFGVGQTKNSDFASKIGRHSSILR, encoded by the coding sequence ATGCCGCCATTTCAAGTTAGAAGCGTTGACAGCGCCGCTGCGGGGGATTGTTTCAATGCGGGTCTGGCATACGGTTTGGCGGAACGGTGGCGCCTGAAAAAATCGGTTCGCTTCGCCGCCGCGTGCGGGTTGGGGATAAGGAATATTCATTCACTGCGCTTGGCGAAGGTGGGTTTCGGCGTGGGTCAGACCAAGAATTCGGATTTCGCTTCGAAAATAGGGCGTCATTCAAGCATATTAAGGTAG
- a CDS encoding proton-conducting transporter transmembrane domain-containing protein produces MSNELVLVAPLTWGVAALLALVGWRIAFARILLAVGGLSLLAAIVMRLPGGMSAVRTPLGFDGAVFQLTPDALWLMGFGLPGAVLAGWLGTTARRQRMWIVGVALSLIGALGVFGLQDAVSFVIAWEIMSLGGAIMILGEHLHAETGRPVLFMLALLEVGAVAMILAFVMISAQGGDISLFDFAAQMKAMPRTEQLFVGLLLLFGFGAKLGMLPFYEWFPGAYGAGSGASGAILSGVVLNAAFFGLSRGVVSWLPVGAAFAVSLPGIFLVAIAVISAILAALYAFQQEDWRRLLSFSSAENGSIAICLLGVSLMFRHDGLTDLAGLAWTVAAIHLAGHALAKGAMFLVADGVYRASGSYRIVGRGFVAKSSFIFGVGAFFAAMSLAAMPPQAGFVSEWFLFQTVFQGFHLTSLASRLTAALAGAGLALTAAIAFATYVKVFGIGLLGHNAQSKYRMPGATSAAVGALGGLVLALAVGMPVWLGGLEKGVTTLFGSDGVSRMREGWLLVPLTSKFAFISPSMLVIAMPLLAIIPLGLLLLSRRRAVRVVPVWYGGTRPDPARAATTTLTFSNALRTFYSFIYQPTVTTEREAAHEGNGQPYFTRRLIFSHDVAPIFGPYLFAPLEKFVVALAARLRVIQSGHLNVYLAMIGLLLLIILLITLL; encoded by the coding sequence TTGTCGAATGAACTGGTCCTCGTCGCTCCGCTGACATGGGGCGTCGCCGCTCTCCTCGCCCTCGTCGGGTGGAGGATTGCGTTCGCCCGTATTTTGCTGGCCGTTGGGGGATTGTCGCTTTTGGCCGCCATCGTGATGCGCCTTCCAGGGGGGATGTCCGCCGTTCGCACGCCTCTGGGTTTTGACGGCGCGGTGTTTCAATTGACGCCCGATGCGCTCTGGCTGATGGGCTTCGGGCTTCCGGGGGCGGTCCTTGCGGGTTGGTTGGGAACGACGGCCCGCCGGCAACGGATGTGGATCGTGGGCGTCGCCCTCAGTCTTATCGGCGCGCTTGGTGTTTTTGGCTTGCAGGACGCGGTGAGTTTTGTCATCGCCTGGGAAATTATGAGCCTTGGCGGCGCGATTATGATTCTGGGCGAGCATTTACACGCCGAGACGGGACGTCCGGTTTTGTTCATGCTCGCCTTGCTCGAGGTCGGTGCGGTCGCGATGATTCTCGCCTTTGTCATGATCTCGGCCCAAGGTGGCGATATCTCCCTCTTCGACTTTGCCGCGCAAATGAAGGCGATGCCGCGCACAGAGCAGCTTTTCGTCGGGTTGCTCCTGTTGTTCGGCTTTGGGGCCAAGCTTGGCATGCTGCCGTTTTATGAATGGTTTCCGGGTGCTTATGGCGCGGGCAGTGGCGCGAGCGGGGCGATTTTATCGGGCGTCGTGCTCAACGCCGCCTTCTTCGGTTTGAGCCGGGGGGTTGTTTCCTGGCTGCCCGTGGGCGCCGCGTTCGCGGTGTCCTTACCGGGAATTTTTCTTGTCGCCATCGCGGTGATAAGCGCGATCTTGGCCGCGCTTTACGCCTTTCAGCAGGAGGATTGGCGCAGGTTGTTGAGCTTCTCGTCGGCGGAAAACGGGTCGATTGCGATCTGTTTACTCGGCGTCAGTTTGATGTTCCGCCACGATGGGCTGACCGACCTTGCGGGTCTCGCCTGGACCGTGGCGGCGATCCATCTCGCCGGACACGCCCTTGCCAAGGGGGCGATGTTTTTGGTGGCCGACGGCGTTTACCGCGCCAGCGGGAGCTACAGGATAGTGGGGCGCGGGTTTGTCGCGAAAAGTTCCTTTATTTTTGGCGTCGGCGCATTCTTTGCCGCCATGAGTCTCGCCGCTATGCCCCCGCAAGCCGGGTTCGTTAGCGAGTGGTTCTTGTTTCAGACGGTATTCCAGGGGTTCCACCTCACCAGTTTGGCCAGTCGGTTGACGGCGGCCCTTGCCGGCGCCGGTCTCGCCCTGACCGCCGCCATCGCCTTCGCCACTTATGTCAAGGTCTTTGGCATTGGGCTGCTGGGGCACAATGCCCAATCGAAATACCGGATGCCGGGGGCGACTTCGGCGGCGGTGGGCGCCTTGGGGGGGCTTGTCCTCGCGTTGGCCGTGGGCATGCCCGTCTGGCTTGGCGGTCTCGAAAAGGGGGTCACCACTTTGTTCGGTAGCGACGGCGTCTCGCGTATGCGCGAGGGCTGGCTCTTGGTGCCGCTGACGTCGAAATTCGCCTTTATTTCGCCAAGCATGCTCGTCATCGCCATGCCGCTACTTGCAATCATACCCCTTGGTCTGTTGCTTTTATCGCGCCGTAGAGCCGTCCGCGTCGTGCCCGTCTGGTACGGCGGCACCCGTCCCGATCCGGCGCGGGCGGCGACGACCACGCTGACGTTTTCGAACGCCTTGCGCACGTTCTACAGCTTTATTTACCAGCCGACCGTCACCACGGAACGCGAAGCCGCCCACGAAGGAAACGGGCAACCTTATTTTACCCGGCGGTTGATTTTCTCGCATGACGTGGCCCCCATTTTTGGACCATACCTATTCGCGCCACTGGAGAAATTCGTCGTCGCCTTGGCCGCGCGCCTGCGGGTTATTCAATCCGGTCATTTGAACGTGTATCTGGCGATGATCGGCTTACTTCTGCTTATTATCCTGCTCATCACCCTCCTGTAG
- the nuoB gene encoding NADH-quinone oxidoreductase subunit NuoB — MPAWTLFGLLKGKATTAWPGRDAAGSEEYSGQDGLLGMPRFAPQHCGDGCRMCADACPTDAISVKNDSKGAERLSVDYGRCVVCQLCIEACPKGVARASSDWAFGARNRNDLQFLVGPGGVAGGEKKPTEPRDGFRRSLHIRHVDAGSCNGCESELQALNNPFYNLHRFGVFFTPSPRFADLLLVTGSVTYAMREPLLRTYEAMAEPRWVMACGACAVCGGIAEGGYACGHGLEGVLPVDLYLPGCPPNPAAIIEAVLMFLDRTRQRVKGGRLVE, encoded by the coding sequence CCACCGCTTGGCCCGGGCGCGACGCGGCGGGCAGTGAGGAATATAGCGGGCAGGACGGCCTTCTCGGCATGCCCCGCTTCGCTCCGCAACATTGTGGGGATGGATGTCGAATGTGCGCCGATGCCTGCCCAACGGACGCCATTTCCGTGAAAAACGACAGCAAGGGCGCCGAAAGATTGAGCGTTGATTACGGACGTTGCGTGGTTTGTCAACTTTGTATCGAGGCATGTCCCAAAGGCGTGGCGCGGGCGTCCTCGGACTGGGCGTTTGGCGCGCGCAACCGGAACGACCTCCAATTTCTTGTGGGTCCCGGCGGCGTGGCGGGGGGAGAAAAAAAGCCCACCGAACCGCGTGACGGATTTCGGCGGAGCCTGCATATTCGTCACGTCGATGCGGGATCGTGCAATGGGTGTGAATCCGAACTTCAGGCGCTTAACAACCCTTTTTACAACCTGCATCGTTTCGGTGTTTTTTTTACCCCCTCGCCCCGCTTCGCCGACCTTCTTCTGGTTACGGGATCGGTTACTTACGCCATGCGCGAACCGTTGCTGCGAACGTATGAAGCGATGGCGGAACCGCGTTGGGTCATGGCGTGCGGCGCCTGCGCCGTTTGCGGCGGGATCGCCGAAGGCGGTTATGCTTGTGGCCATGGCCTTGAGGGGGTCTTGCCGGTCGATCTTTATCTTCCGGGTTGTCCGCCCAATCCGGCGGCGATCATCGAGGCCGTGCTGATGTTTCTCGATCGCACGCGCCAGCGCGTGAAAGGAGGACGTCTTGTCGAATGA